Proteins found in one Thermodesulfobacteriota bacterium genomic segment:
- a CDS encoding phosphoadenosine phosphosulfate reductase family protein, protein MARADQDTLMALPLDEKIAYAKGIIREALEKFGTDKLLIAWTGGKDSTTMLWLYREVCKELDIEKPRCMFIDEGHVFEEILELVGQVKKAWDVNVITVKNIDVSDKAAKVGDMIRVADLNARNRQEVARLGYTEETFSFDPESYVGNHLMKTVAMNMFLESDKVAALSTGIRWDEQEARLDEDFFSPRSNPDHVRIHPILHFKERDIWDTIHKYKIPFCSLYYQGYRSLGAKGSTVKVSDIPAWEQDLENTTERGGRKQGKEDIMAKLRDLGYM, encoded by the coding sequence ATGGCACGTGCTGATCAGGATACACTTATGGCATTACCTTTAGACGAGAAAATTGCCTACGCCAAAGGCATTATCAGAGAAGCCCTGGAAAAATTTGGAACGGATAAGCTGCTTATAGCCTGGACGGGCGGTAAGGACAGCACTACTATGCTCTGGCTGTACCGGGAAGTCTGTAAGGAACTGGACATAGAGAAACCACGCTGCATGTTTATCGATGAGGGGCATGTGTTTGAGGAGATACTGGAACTGGTTGGTCAGGTCAAAAAGGCCTGGGATGTAAATGTGATCACCGTCAAGAATATTGATGTAAGCGATAAGGCCGCCAAGGTCGGCGATATGATCAGGGTTGCAGATCTCAATGCGCGCAACCGGCAGGAAGTGGCCAGGCTCGGATATACGGAAGAGACTTTTTCTTTCGACCCTGAGTCTTATGTGGGAAATCACCTTATGAAGACCGTGGCCATGAATATGTTCCTGGAGAGTGACAAGGTAGCGGCCCTTTCCACGGGCATCCGTTGGGACGAACAAGAGGCCAGGCTGGACGAAGACTTCTTCAGCCCTCGCAGCAATCCGGACCATGTTCGGATACATCCCATCCTTCATTTCAAGGAGCGCGATATCTGGGACACCATCCACAAGTATAAGATTCCCTTCTGTTCCCTCTATTATCAGGGCTATCGATCTTTAGGCGCCAAGGGTTCAACGGTAAAGGTTTCCGACATCCCGGCCTGGGAGCAGGACCTGGAGAATACGACCGAACGGGGCGGGAGAAAGCAAGGTAAGGAAGACATCATGGCTAAACTCAGGGACCTGGGGTATATGTAG
- a CDS encoding four helix bundle protein, producing MEKQELEGRTKEFALSVIKFVSSLPKNKVTDVVGHQLLKAGTSIGANYREANRAVSRADFINKVGIVEKETSESQYWLELCQEAAIGDPEDLEGLLRESGELLAIFTRIGKTAKSNSRNLK from the coding sequence ATGGAAAAACAAGAATTAGAAGGACGTACAAAAGAATTTGCTTTGAGCGTTATCAAGTTTGTAAGCAGCCTTCCAAAGAATAAAGTAACCGACGTCGTCGGTCATCAGTTACTTAAAGCTGGGACGTCTATCGGTGCGAACTACAGAGAGGCTAATCGTGCCGTATCACGAGCCGATTTTATTAACAAGGTTGGTATTGTCGAAAAAGAGACTAGCGAATCTCAATACTGGCTGGAACTATGCCAAGAAGCTGCGATCGGTGATCCTGAAGATTTGGAGGGCTTGCTCAGGGAATCCGGGGAATTGCTGGCCATTTTCACCCGCATAGGGAAAACGGCTAAAAGCAACTCGCGAAATCTGAAATAG
- a CDS encoding alkaline phosphatase family protein, whose product MSDIASRFSGVWNKFKRGEKHDSLRSRPSSLASRPSSLVPSISSLVSRPSKVFVLGIDGVPCSLLREFMGQGIMPNLAEVVKQGTLKPMDASIPEVSSTSWSTFMTGVNPGRHNIYGFTELDQSSYKWRFPNFNDIKSPTLWDIAGRQGKASIVINLPSTYPARPLKGILTAGFVALDLQKATYPESAYQYLKGIDYKMDVDTQKAQVSPAALAEDIMATFRKRKEAILGLMEKETWDLFIGTITETDRLHHYLWSALVDKAHPQHGFFIDFYRELDAVIGEIYGRLDDNISLIMLSDHGFTEIKKEIYLNTWLREKGYLKFKKEPPGSFEDIHGETKVFVLDPSRFYVHLKGKYPLGSVSGGTEYEDLRNRLREDLLSLTIDGQRVVKAVFFKEELYKGPCYDDAPDVVALPVDGFDLKGAINKDTLTGRSLLTGGHTRSDATFYINRPIEMDGINIIDAGVTALKQLGIEEKGLEGRALG is encoded by the coding sequence ATGTCTGACATCGCATCAAGATTCTCCGGCGTCTGGAATAAATTTAAACGTGGCGAGAAACACGACTCTCTTCGATCTCGTCCCTCGTCTCTTGCCTCTCGTCCCTCCTCCCTCGTCCCTTCGATCTCGTCCCTCGTCTCTCGTCCCTCGAAAGTCTTCGTCCTGGGTATAGACGGGGTGCCGTGCAGTCTGCTCAGGGAATTTATGGGGCAGGGGATAATGCCGAATCTGGCAGAGGTAGTTAAACAGGGGACGCTTAAGCCCATGGATGCCTCGATTCCGGAGGTTTCCTCCACCTCCTGGTCCACTTTCATGACCGGGGTCAATCCCGGCCGGCATAATATATACGGGTTTACGGAGCTGGATCAAAGTTCCTATAAATGGCGCTTCCCGAATTTTAACGACATCAAAAGCCCTACACTCTGGGATATTGCCGGCCGGCAGGGCAAGGCCAGCATAGTGATTAATCTTCCCTCGACCTATCCGGCCCGGCCGTTAAAAGGGATTCTTACGGCCGGATTTGTGGCCCTGGATTTACAGAAGGCGACTTATCCGGAGTCTGCCTATCAGTACCTGAAGGGTATCGACTATAAGATGGATGTGGATACGCAAAAGGCGCAGGTCTCTCCGGCTGCCTTGGCTGAAGATATTATGGCTACCTTCAGAAAGAGGAAGGAGGCCATCCTTGGCCTGATGGAGAAGGAGACCTGGGACCTCTTTATCGGGACTATTACCGAGACTGACCGCCTGCACCACTATCTCTGGTCTGCCCTGGTTGACAAGGCACATCCCCAGCATGGTTTCTTCATAGACTTCTATAGGGAACTGGATGCCGTTATCGGCGAGATTTACGGGCGCCTGGATGACAATATCTCCCTGATTATGCTTTCCGACCATGGATTTACCGAAATAAAAAAAGAGATCTATTTAAATACCTGGCTGAGAGAGAAGGGCTATCTGAAATTTAAAAAAGAACCGCCGGGCTCATTTGAAGACATCCACGGCGAGACCAAGGTCTTTGTCCTTGATCCTTCGCGGTTCTATGTGCATCTCAAAGGTAAATATCCCCTGGGAAGTGTTTCCGGCGGGACTGAATACGAAGACCTGAGGAATAGGTTAAGGGAAGACCTGCTTTCTTTGACCATAGACGGACAGAGGGTGGTCAAGGCGGTCTTCTTTAAGGAGGAGCTGTACAAGGGGCCCTGTTATGATGATGCCCCGGATGTAGTAGCCCTTCCTGTGGATGGATTTGATCTCAAAGGGGCCATAAACAAGGATACCCTGACCGGCCGGAGCCTCCTGACCGGCGGGCATACAAGAAGCGATGCCACATTTTATATCAACCGGCCTATTGAAATGGACGGCATAAATATCATTGATGCCGGGGTAACGGCGCTGAAACAGCTTGGGATTGAAGAGAAAGGACTTGAGGGCAGGGCGCTGGGGTAG
- a CDS encoding type II toxin-antitoxin system Phd/YefM family antitoxin — protein MKTVTALDLRKKLGGILNDVSRKKEQVIISRANKPLAALISIDEYEEKILKKGREQKLKQILARMDEWKKKHRKEIAHVDAVKAIRESREGR, from the coding sequence ATGAAGACCGTAACGGCTCTTGACTTGAGGAAAAAACTGGGCGGCATCCTGAACGATGTATCAAGGAAAAAAGAACAGGTGATTATATCACGAGCGAATAAACCCCTGGCGGCGCTGATTTCCATCGACGAATACGAAGAAAAAATCCTGAAAAAAGGCAGAGAACAAAAATTGAAGCAGATATTGGCCAGGATGGATGAGTGGAAAAAAAAGCACAGAAAAGAGATCGCCCATGTTGATGCAGTAAAGGCCATAAGGGAGAGCAGGGAAGGCAGATGA
- a CDS encoding type II toxin-antitoxin system VapC family toxin, which yields MIVLDASVILKWIFGDEAGGDSAIYYRDRHVSGEETIAVPELFFYEAANVLTTKTKLSADAASEAFSALWNLDFEIFTLGIEEFLEGITLSKRFKISLYDAAYIELARKLRCDFITGDRKLYEKAKEMKGITLL from the coding sequence ATGATAGTTCTCGATGCCTCTGTGATACTTAAATGGATTTTCGGGGATGAGGCGGGAGGAGACAGCGCAATATATTACAGGGACAGGCACGTTTCAGGAGAAGAAACAATCGCTGTTCCCGAATTGTTTTTTTATGAGGCTGCCAACGTCCTGACAACAAAAACAAAATTGAGTGCGGATGCCGCATCCGAGGCCTTTTCCGCGCTATGGAATCTTGATTTTGAGATATTTACCCTTGGGATAGAAGAGTTCTTGGAAGGGATTACCCTGTCCAAACGGTTTAAGATATCTTTATATGACGCCGCATACATCGAGCTGGCCAGAAAACTCAGGTGCGATTTTATAACCGGCGACCGGAAGCTTTATGAAAAGGCTAAAGAAATGAAAGGGATAACGTTGCTGTAG
- a CDS encoding DUF433 domain-containing protein — translation MQDLLNRITFDKDVLCGKPIIRGLRISVEMILELLAKGATEEEILEDYPQLEPDDLRAALLYAHHMVARETVFDRVESR, via the coding sequence ATGCAGGATCTATTAAACCGAATCACCTTTGACAAGGATGTTCTTTGTGGAAAACCTATTATCCGCGGCCTGCGAATATCTGTTGAGATGATTTTGGAGTTATTGGCCAAAGGGGCTACAGAAGAAGAAATTCTGGAAGACTATCCCCAACTTGAACCGGATGATCTCCGTGCTGCATTGTTATATGCCCATCACATGGTGGCCAGAGAAACAGTTTTTGATAGGGTCGAATCCAGATAG
- a CDS encoding DUF5615 family PIN-like protein produces the protein MKFLLDVNASGSVAHWLIQLGHDVAEVSRKNPRMSDDEILSWAVQERRILVTTDNDFEEMIWRQGKPHCGVLRLENLPRSERKALLYDVLGRHSRDLESGAIVIALSTKFRVRKPR, from the coding sequence ATGAAGTTCTTATTGGATGTCAACGCGAGTGGATCTGTGGCTCATTGGTTGATTCAGTTGGGGCATGACGTGGCCGAAGTCAGCCGGAAAAACCCAAGAATGAGCGACGACGAGATCTTGAGCTGGGCTGTACAGGAACGCCGGATTCTCGTTACGACAGACAACGATTTTGAAGAAATGATCTGGAGACAGGGAAAGCCCCATTGCGGCGTCTTACGCTTGGAAAACCTGCCACGGTCCGAGAGAAAGGCGCTTCTATACGATGTGTTGGGTCGCCATAGCCGGGACTTGGAATCCGGCGCCATCGTTATTGCGTTAAGCACGAAATTCCGTGTCCGCAAGCCTCGGTAA
- a CDS encoding DUF1778 domain-containing protein, which yields MSTSATTPKASSPRRKTSAARSGRLGLRTTPIQAALIQRAAEVTQKSITEFVLTSACEKAEQTLLDQRLFLIDEQAWKEFQEVLERPAQVKAGLQTLIEEPAIWEHE from the coding sequence ATGTCCACATCCGCGACCACCCCGAAAGCATCCTCTCCCCGCAGGAAAACATCTGCCGCACGCTCCGGTAGATTGGGGCTGCGGACGACGCCGATTCAGGCCGCCCTTATTCAACGCGCCGCCGAGGTGACGCAAAAGAGCATTACGGAATTTGTTCTGACCAGCGCCTGTGAGAAGGCGGAGCAAACCCTGTTGGATCAGCGACTATTTCTAATCGACGAGCAGGCCTGGAAGGAATTTCAGGAGGTTCTTGAAAGACCCGCACAGGTCAAAGCGGGTCTGCAGACGCTTATTGAAGAACCGGCGATCTGGGAACATGAGTGA
- a CDS encoding GNAT family N-acetyltransferase, with amino-acid sequence MSETIPYLPPVLLSGDHVCDGFDCGNIVLNEWLRRHALQNQRANAARTFVVCQGSKVVGYYSLAVGAVDYAGASGRVRKGLARRPIPVMVLARLAVDIRHQGKKIGRGLLKDASLRTLQAADIAGIRAIFVQAKDERARAFYERFGFEPSPIHPLQLMLLVKDIKISARSLSDLG; translated from the coding sequence ATGAGTGAAACTATCCCTTATTTGCCGCCCGTTCTTCTTTCAGGAGATCATGTCTGCGACGGTTTCGATTGCGGAAACATCGTGCTCAATGAGTGGTTGCGGCGGCATGCGTTGCAGAATCAACGGGCTAATGCGGCAAGAACCTTTGTCGTTTGTCAGGGAAGCAAGGTCGTCGGCTATTACAGTTTGGCCGTAGGGGCAGTGGATTACGCCGGCGCATCCGGGCGCGTCCGAAAGGGATTGGCGCGCCGTCCCATTCCAGTGATGGTTCTGGCCCGACTGGCTGTGGACATCCGCCATCAGGGCAAGAAGATCGGCCGGGGATTGCTGAAGGATGCAAGCCTCCGTACGCTTCAGGCGGCTGACATTGCAGGTATCCGGGCGATTTTTGTCCAGGCAAAAGACGAGCGGGCGCGCGCTTTCTATGAGCGTTTTGGATTCGAACCTTCTCCCATCCATCCTCTGCAATTGATGCTGCTGGTCAAGGATATCAAAATAAGCGCCAGGAGCCTGTCGGACTTAGGATGA
- a CDS encoding DUF433 domain-containing protein, which translates to MGFAATESEKPTHILKQPGICGGRSVILGTRTPVWSIIKWYKLGMSVEDIIREFPHLTPSQVHAAFLYYYDNQGEVEKDIIENEDETRLRDMV; encoded by the coding sequence ATGGGATTTGCAGCTACAGAATCAGAGAAGCCTACACATATTTTAAAACAACCTGGAATATGTGGAGGCAGGAGCGTGATACTGGGTACCAGGACGCCTGTATGGTCTATTATCAAATGGTATAAACTCGGCATGTCGGTTGAGGACATAATAAGAGAGTTCCCTCATCTGACGCCCTCCCAGGTCCACGCAGCGTTCTTGTATTATTATGATAATCAGGGGGAAGTGGAAAAAGACATAATAGAAAACGAAGATGAGACACGTCTGCGAGACATGGTTTGA
- a CDS encoding DUF5615 family PIN-like protein has protein sequence MLKLFIDEDVPEAVALALRLRGYDVMTAGEAGRKGLTDLEQIEYATSQERIFLTHNIVDFCTIHADFCRKGLQHGGIILSKQLPVGTITKALLIFLSNSGNQPVTNRLVWLSDWIG, from the coding sequence ATGCTGAAACTCTTCATCGATGAAGATGTCCCAGAAGCAGTGGCTCTTGCGCTGAGATTAAGAGGATATGATGTAATGACTGCCGGAGAAGCAGGCAGAAAAGGCCTGACCGATTTGGAACAAATTGAATATGCCACTTCTCAAGAGCGGATTTTTCTAACTCACAATATAGTCGACTTTTGCACAATTCATGCCGATTTTTGCCGGAAAGGTCTTCAACATGGCGGGATTATCCTGTCTAAGCAACTTCCCGTAGGAACAATCACAAAGGCGCTGCTGATATTTCTTTCAAATTCAGGCAATCAACCGGTCACCAATAGATTAGTCTGGCTAAGTGACTGGATTGGATAG
- a CDS encoding VanZ family protein, whose protein sequence is MQKSILLPLLYMAFIFAASSIPGGRETGGVFFFLRPKISNLLHIPAYGLLFILWHRYFSAKTPRAVIYSFGVATVCGMLNEFWQLFVPNRYPSMLDIMLNTLGASLGFIMVRAGILRPAE, encoded by the coding sequence ATGCAAAAAAGTATACTACTACCTCTGTTATATATGGCATTCATATTTGCGGCCTCATCAATCCCTGGCGGAAGAGAGACCGGGGGCGTGTTTTTCTTCCTGAGGCCTAAGATTTCTAATCTATTGCACATACCGGCCTATGGCCTGCTTTTCATTTTATGGCACAGATACTTTTCTGCGAAGACGCCAAGGGCTGTTATCTATTCATTTGGAGTGGCTACAGTCTGTGGTATGCTTAATGAATTCTGGCAATTATTTGTACCAAACCGGTATCCATCTATGCTCGATATAATGCTCAATACCCTCGGAGCGAGTTTAGGGTTCATAATGGTCAGAGCCGGTATCCTAAGACCCGCTGAATAA
- a CDS encoding glycosyltransferase family 2 protein yields MIEAVFWLSISVLAYTFIGYPIILKCVALLRKPAVNTAENFVPSVSILLSVYNEENVIKEKIRNFLSLDYPRELLEMVIVSDKCTDKTEEIIRSFNCDRIRLLVQEKRSGKTTALNRAVVEAKGDVLIFTDANSMFDKDAVRKLAKHFANPVIGLVSGRSVYLNSLNQNEELGGAYRKYEEMIKEDESRVASIVGADGAIYALRKGLYDPLKPEYINDLIHPIQVVLKGYRAISGPRAVCREVVDETHSGELRRQTRIMAQSWLIFCTQIGRLLRKMKLVYAWELASHKFLRWLTIPVMIALFVTTAFMFEEGKFYQMMFISQLIFLSLALFGGRLKSGFMRMPYMFTLLHVASVFGFFKYMTGSIYTTWNPRNN; encoded by the coding sequence ATGATAGAAGCCGTATTCTGGTTGTCGATATCCGTTTTGGCATATACGTTTATCGGATATCCTATTATTTTAAAGTGCGTTGCCTTATTGCGAAAGCCGGCGGTTAATACCGCTGAAAATTTTGTGCCTTCGGTGAGTATCCTCCTATCTGTTTACAATGAAGAAAATGTGATCAAAGAAAAAATCCGGAACTTTTTGTCCCTTGATTACCCGCGGGAGCTATTGGAAATGGTAATTGTTTCCGATAAATGTACTGACAAGACAGAAGAGATTATACGTTCCTTTAATTGTGATAGAATAAGATTGCTTGTCCAGGAAAAACGCAGCGGGAAAACTACGGCCTTAAATCGCGCGGTAGTAGAGGCCAAGGGCGACGTTTTAATCTTTACGGATGCCAACTCCATGTTCGATAAAGATGCGGTGAGAAAGTTGGCAAAACATTTTGCTAATCCTGTAATCGGTCTTGTCAGTGGCAGATCCGTTTATTTAAACTCGCTTAATCAGAATGAAGAACTCGGCGGCGCTTATCGCAAATACGAGGAAATGATAAAGGAAGATGAGAGCAGAGTGGCTTCCATAGTAGGGGCGGATGGGGCCATCTATGCGCTGCGGAAGGGGTTATACGATCCTTTGAAACCTGAATATATCAACGACCTTATCCACCCTATTCAAGTCGTGCTTAAGGGTTATAGAGCTATCAGCGGACCACGGGCGGTCTGTAGAGAGGTGGTTGATGAGACACACAGCGGTGAACTGCGGCGGCAGACACGGATCATGGCCCAGTCGTGGCTGATATTTTGTACACAGATCGGGAGACTTCTTCGAAAAATGAAGCTTGTATATGCCTGGGAGCTTGCTTCGCACAAGTTCCTGAGGTGGCTGACCATTCCCGTGATGATAGCACTATTCGTTACGACGGCCTTCATGTTTGAAGAAGGGAAATTTTATCAAATGATGTTCATCAGCCAGCTTATTTTTTTGTCTCTTGCCTTGTTTGGCGGAAGGCTTAAAAGCGGCTTTATGCGAATGCCATATATGTTTACGCTACTGCATGTAGCTTCGGTGTTCGGTTTTTTTAAGTATATGACTGGTAGCATTTATACAACTTGGAATCCGAGAAACAATTGA